In Raphanus sativus cultivar WK10039 unplaced genomic scaffold, ASM80110v3 Scaffold0111, whole genome shotgun sequence, a single window of DNA contains:
- the LOC130501173 gene encoding potassium transporter 13 has translation MFSVEEGSSGGDAGSEMDDEITGDGSTTSLSRWVFDEKNDYDAIDDDDDYDEDDDGYDERQHGDVDSDEEDDNVEQRLIRTSPAVDSFDVDALEIPGAQKNDIEDSSIGRKLIIALQTLGVVFGDIGTSPLYTFSVMFNRSPINDKEDVIGALSLVIYTLILLPLVKYVFFVLWANDDGEGGTFALYSLICRNANVSLIPNQLPSDARISGFGLKVPSPELERSLIIKEKLEASMVLKKLLLILVLAGTAMVIADAVVTPAMSVMSAIGGLKVGVGAIEQDQVLVISVSFLVILFSVQKYGASKLGLALGPALLLWFFCLAGIGIYNLAKYDSSVFRAFNPAHIYFFFKRNSVNAWYALGGCVLCATGSEAMFADLSYFSVHSIQLTFTLLVLPCLLLGYLGQAAYLSENFSHAENAFFSSVPSFIFWPVFLISNIAALIASRAMTTATFTCIKQSIALGCFPRLKIIHTSKKFIGQIYIPVLNWFLLVVCLIVICSISNIFMIGNAYGIAELGIMMTTTILVTLIMLLIWQTNIIVVCLFAIVALGVELMFFSSVLSSVADGSWIILVFAAIMFFIMYVWNYGSKLKYETEVQKKLPMNLLRELGSNLGTIRAPGIGLLYNELAKGVPAIFGHFLTTLPAIHSMVIFVCIKYVPVPSVPQSERFLFRRVCPRSYHLFRCVARYGYKDVRKENHQAFEQILIESLEKFIRKEAQERSLESDGDHNTDSEDDTTLSRVLIAPNGSVYSLGVPLLAEHMEFNKRPSERRSSMDFGAGPSNETPALDAEQSLEKELSFIHKAKESGVVYLLGHGDIRATKDSWFLKKLVINYMYAFLRKNSRRGITNLSVPHSHLMQVGMTYMV, from the exons ATGTTTAGCGTGGAAGAAGGAAGCAGCGGAGGAGACGCCGGCTCCGAGATGGACGATGAGATAACCGGAGACGGCTCCACGACGTCCTTGTCGCGCTGGGTCTTCGACGAGAAGAACGATTACGACGCAATCGACGACGACGATGATTACGACGAGGACGACGACGGGTACGACGAGCGTCAGCACGGAGACGTGGATTCCGACGAGGAGGACGACAATGTGGAGCAGCGTCTGATTCGTACTAGCCCCGCCGTTGACTCTTTCGATGTCGACGCGCTCGAGATCCCTGGAGCTCAGAAGAACGACATCGAG GATTCAAGCATAGGAAGGAAGCTAATAATTGCTTTGCAGACGTTAGGGGTTGTATTTGGTGATATTGGAACTAGTCCCTTGTACACTTTCAGTGTCATGTTCAACAGATCTCCAATCAACGACAAAGAAGATGTAATCGGAGCCTTGTCATTGGTCATATACACTTTGATATTGCTCCCTCTTGTAAAGTAtgtgttctttgttctttggGCCAATGACGATGGTGAAG GTGGTACTTTTGCTTTGTATTCGTTGATCTGTAGGAACGCGAACGTTAGCCTTATCCCAAATCAGCTTCCATCAGATGCGCGCATTTCGGGTTTTGGTTTGAAGGTTCCATCTCCGGAACTTGAAAGATCTTTGATAATAAAGGAAAAACTTGAGGCGTCAATGGTGTTGAAAAAGCTTCTTCTGATTTTGGTTCTTGCCGGCACTGCTATGGTGATTGCTGATGCCGTTGTTACGCCTGCAATGTCAG TAATGTCTGCTATTGGTGGTCTGAAGGTTGGAGTTGGTGCTATAGAACAAG ATCAGGTGCTCGTGATATCAGTCAGCTTTCTTGTGATCTTGTTCAGTGTACAGAAATATGGAGCCAGCAAATTGGGGCTTGCTTTGGGTCCAGCTTTACTTCTGTGGTTCTTCTGTCTTGCGGGAATTGGGATTTACAACCTTGCAAAATATGACAGCAGCGTTTTTAGAGCTTTTAATCCTGCACACATCTATTTCTTTTTCAAGAGAAACTCTGTTAATGCGTGGTATGCGCTTGGGGGTTGTGTTCTATGTGCAACTG GTTCGGAGGCCATGTTTGCTGATCTTAGCTATTTCTCGGTTCACTCGATCCAG CTTACTTTTACCCTTCTGGTGTTACCTTGCCTCTTGTTGGGTTATTTGGGCCAAGCCGCATACCTTTCCGAAAATTTCAGCCATGCTGAGAATGCTTTCTTTTCGTCAGTTCCAA GTTTCATATTCTGGCCAGTCTTTCTCATCTCTAATATTGCTGCTCTTATTGCCAGTCGTGCAATGACAACTGCCACATTTACATGCATCAAACAATCAATAGCACTAGGCTGTTTCCCGCGTCTTAAAATCATCCACACGTCAAAGAAATTCATCGGACAGATATATATACCGGTTCTAAACTGGTTCCTTTTGGTTGTGTGCCTGATCGTCATCTGCTCTATCTCAAACATCTTCATGATTGGAAACGCATATG GCATTGCAGAGCTGGGAATTATGATGACTACGACAATTTTGGTGACCCTAATCATGCTTCTTATCTGGCAGACGAACATCATAGTCGTCTGCTTGTTTGCAATTGTTGCTCTAGGAGTCGAATTGATGTTCTTCTCATCAGTTTTGTCAAGTGTGGCTGACGGAAGTTGGATCATCCTGGTTTTTGCTGCAATCATGTTTTTCATTATGTACGTTTGGAACTACGGGAGTAAACTGAAGTATGAAACCGAAGTCCAGAAAAAGCTACCGATGAATCTACTGCGAGAACTAGGCAGTAATCTTGGTACAATTAGAGCACCCGGTATTGGTCTTCTTTATAATGAGCTAGCGAAAGGAGTTCCGGCTATATTTGGTCATTTCTTAACCACACTACCTGCAATCCATTCAATGGTTATCTTTGTGTGTATAAAGTATGTCCCTGTTCCAAGCGTGCCTCAGTCTGAGAGGTTTCTTTTCAGACGTGTCTGCCCAAGAAGTTATCATTTATTCCGCTGTGTTGCCAG GTACGGATACAAAGATGTGAGGAAGGAAAATCACCAGGCGTTTGAGCAAATTTTGATTGAGAGTTTAGAGAAATTTATAAGGAAGGAAGCTCAGGAGCGTTCACTTGAGAGTGACGGAGACCATAATACGGATTCTGAAGATGACACGACTCTTTCCAGAGTTTTGATAGCACCCAATGGAAGTGTGTATTCACTTGGAGTGCCTCTCTTGGCTGAGCACATGGAGTTTAACAAGAGACCCTCAGAGAGAAGGAGCAGCATGGATTTTGGGGCAGGTCCTTCAAATGAAACACCAGCGCTGGATGCGGAACAGAGTTTAGAGAAAGAGTTGTCGTTTATACATAAAGCGAAAGAGTCAGGGGTAGTGTATCTACTGGGTCATGGGGATATAAGAGCTACAAAGGACTCTTGGTTTCTGAAGAAGCTGGTAATAAATTACATGTATGCTTTCTTGAGGAAAAACAGCAGGAGAGGGATTACAAACCTAAGCGTTCCGCATTCGCATTTGATGCAAGTTGGAATGACTTACATGGTGTAA